From a region of the Helianthus annuus cultivar XRQ/B chromosome 5, HanXRQr2.0-SUNRISE, whole genome shotgun sequence genome:
- the LOC110922378 gene encoding uncharacterized protein LOC110922378 → MASSADMKGFYKQKKKNAGISKPSSTKSKSKSKNAASFGASVAQPPALVAHGSLDLQENRDANEEVLRQFDMNMMYGPCVGMKRIDRWNRASSLGLSPPDDVYRLLTSAASEVCADSLWDARV, encoded by the exons ATGGCTTCATCGGCGGACATGAAGGGATTCTACAAGCAGAAGAAGAAAAATGCAGGAATCAGTAAACCTTCGTCTACCAAATCCAAATCGAAGTCCAAAAACGCTGCGAGTTTTGGAGCGAGTGTCGCTCAACCTCCTGCTCTTGTAGCCCATGGTTCTCTTGATCTTCAAG AGAATCGCGATGCAAATGAAGAGGTATTAAGGCAATTTGACATGAACATGATGTACGGGCCATGTGTTGGGATGAAGAGAATTGACCGCTGGAACAGGGCTTCTTCACTGGGGTTGAGCCCGCCTGATGATGTTTATCGTCTCTTGACGTCTGCTGCAAGTGAGGTTTGTGCCGACTCCTTGTGGGATGCTCGTGTTTGA